A part of Sugiyamaella lignohabitans strain CBS 10342 chromosome D, complete sequence genomic DNA contains:
- the EFR3 gene encoding Efr3p (Protein required for Stt4-containing PI kinase complex localization; required for Stt4-containing phosphoinositide (PI) kinase patch assembly at the plasma membrane; recruited to the plasma membrane via a conserved basic patch near its N-terminus; exhibits synthetic lethal genetic interactions with PHO85; has sequence similarity to the Drosophila rolling blackout (RBO) gene; GO_component: GO:0005739 - mitochondrion [Evidence IDA] [PMID 14576278]; GO_component: GO:0005739 - mitochondrion [Evidence IDA] [PMID 16823961]; GO_component: GO:0005886 - plasma membrane [Evidence IDA] [PMID 19075114]; GO_function: GO:0003674 - molecular_function [Evidence ND]; GO_process: GO:0090002 - establishment of protein localization to plasma membrane [Evidence IMP] [PMID 19075114]), with product MIRNKIAPKHQKLIRQCYPPGAKGLDKRPNASELSYLLYYVSTRRIKLTKVASFLEKLTRADVARDRFGNVQVTLEIVDALIERCYEDLNLFAPYVVSILLVVLPKADISLAHVAGKVFATFSKYHNGDLFAGDSDYVRACHELVVQFVGLASRHSSTSSGNLQWVQVSMEAAKSAASSAALATRVGQNEITTILPPVLNTLSLAQDSNGSSLLALQQQVNESGEENFDDGVTTTINRRQSILVIPPASSANPQVSQQGDDDDDDEDDDGDDDAIDYEEGNTTDFSTSRADISLDETNANVSKTTHAHSLSHMASKTKNLLGHAGSTTVNAASNVLTGLSNGADDSLNVSNSRVSFSSHQFEAELSEDESNASQENDILIIALKALVHLFDSTALIQVRHAALTVVGYIIEHNSPVAWSNVLLQLVTTWTPVQLRFVVLSALVEKYVNLKTTNLPLQKKLAYLIKSLLSSSVSMVGLSVMDILRSLLYHQQRFILVEAKPAEATQFQAMIDSTRETIAALASHNYYSDQISDMIAELLTRCIHGGAIGSGGISGSISTHSGDRAGTNNGSGQAPHPERQLSPRVSNTLIVNDLLNIREILDTVAANKDSYKVRVPLTVWEGTQSLISHDSVDVIDSFTSVFIKYLSSGLISTDKSRPVSKSMTSEKVILYRFIQTSFNVLREPSCSSQSILSVYYILVAFIRILGLHSVVSILPNIWSLEEVALKSEHKEVGTVQRGIELSSLILGVLAAVGQELSLQDFSAIVSNYINERKSNNVWYEGIQVPLSDYKQQIQQLNGSLNGIDSSHASRTSPIDRQSLADKFLADPNVISAKTKSELFESQPQHELKEESTEYSNGALQLSKARSLRQLKKGPLSINSANSGNRGPLVVGLRKASFANSIEQKRDFSPRVNDLRRAVSGVVLNGALGTNGRLQVPSNRERAGSSASSLSAHSASSHFEDSVKDVADFRDRVDLSSFLGSLNISQNTQRGRLTT from the coding sequence ATGATTCGCAACAAGATAGCTCCAAAACACCAAAAGCTCATTAGACAGTGTTACCCACCTGGTGCAAAAGGTCTCGATAAACGTCCAAATGCGTCTGAATTATCTTATTTGCTATATTACGTTTCTACGAGAAGAATTAAGTTGACGAAGGTTGCAAGCTTCCTTGAAAAATTGACTCGTGCCGATGTTGCTAGAGATCGATTTGGAAATGTGCAGGTTACGTTAGAGATTGTCGATGCTCTGATTGAAAGGTGTTATGAGGATTTGAATCTATTTGCTCCTTATGTTGTCAGTATACTACTGGTGGTCCTCCCAAAGGCGGACATTTCTCTTGCTCATGTCGCAGGCAAAGTGTTTGCAACATTCTCCAAATACCACAATGGTGATTTGTTTGCGGGTGACTCGGACTATGTCAGAGCATGTCATGAACTTGTAGTGCAGTTTGTTGGTTTGGCCAGTCGTCACTCTAGCACTTCGTCTGGCAATCTCCAGTGGGTTCAGGTATCAATGGAAGCTGCTAAGTCTGCAGCTTCCTCTGCTGCCCTAGCTACACGGGTGGGGCAGAATGAAATCACCACTATTTTACCACCGGTATTGAATACACTATCGTTGGCACAGGACTCGAATGGTTCATCATTATTAGCTCTACAGCAGCAAGTCAATGAGTCTGGAGAGGAGAATTTTGACGATGGTGTTACTACAACTATTAACCGGAGGCAAAGCATTCTAGTCATTCCACCAGCTTCATCTGCAAACCCACAGGTTTCGCAACAAggtgatgacgacgatgacgacgaagatgatgatggcgatgatgatgctatTGATTATGAAGAGGGTAATACTACTGATTTTTCTACATCCAGGGCGGACATTTCTCTCGATGAAACGAATGCCAATGTGAGCAAAACTACCCATGCGCATTCCCTTTCACACATGGCATCAAAAACTAAAAATCTCTTGGGTCATGCTGGTAGCACAACAGTCAATGCCGCATCTAATGTTTTGACCGGTTTGAGTAATGGAGCAGATGATTCTCTGAATGTGTCCAATAGTAGggtctctttttcttcacaTCAATTTGAAGCTGAATTGTCGGAAGATGAATCAAATGCcagtcaagaaaatgatattttGATTATTGCTTTGAAAGCACTTGTACATCTGTTCGACTCTACTGCACTGATTCAAGTCCGACATGCCGCTCTCACTGTAGTTGGTTACATCATCGAACATAACTCACCGGTTGCATGGTCAAATGTGTTACTTCAATTAGTCACTACCTGGACCCCAGTTCAATTGCGTTTTGTCGTTCTATCTGCACTGGTTGAGAAATATGTGAATCTGAAGACAACTAATCTGCCTTTGCAGAAAAAGCTAGCCTATCTCATCAAGTCTCTGTTAAGTTCGTCTGTTAGCATGGTTGGATTGTCAGTCATGGATATTCTTCGATCTCTTCTTTACCATCAACAGCGATTTATACTTGTTGAGGCAAAACCCGCCGAAGCCACCCAGTTTCAAGCCATGATTGACAGTACACGAGAAACCATTGCAGCTCTTGCCAGTCACAACTATTACTCTGATCAAATTTCAGACATGATAGCTGAACTTCTAACGAGATGTATCCATGGTGGCGCTATAGGGTCGGGTGGCATTTCTGGTAGTATTTCTACGCATTCTGGAGATCGTGCTGGTACCAATAATGGCAGTGGCCAAGCCCCCCATCCAGAACGTCAGTTGAGTCCTAGAGTGTCTAACACTCTGATTGTGAATGATTTGTTAAATATAAGAGAGATTCTTGATACAGTTGCTGCCAATAAGGACTCATATAAGGTACGTGTACCTTTAACTGTATGGGAAGGTACCCAAAGCTTGATTTCTCACGATAGCGTTGATGTTATAGACAGCTTTACTTCTGTTTTTATCAAATACCTCTCAAGTGGCTTGATAAGCACCGACAAGTCTAGACCAGTTTCCAAGAGCATGACCTCCGAAAAGGTAATACTATACCGGTTCATTCAAACTTCATTTAATGTGCTAAGAGAACCGAGCTGTTCATCACAAAGTATCTTGTCTGTATATTACATTCTAGTGGCCTTTATAAGAATACTGGGTCTACACAGTGTAGTATCTATTTTGCCTAATATTTGGTCCCTAGAGGAAGTTGCATTGAAATCTGAGCACAAAGAAGTCGGTACTGTCCAAAGAGGAATCGAGCTTTCAAGTTTAATCCTTGGGGTCTTGGCTGCAGTTGGACAAGAACTTTCTTTGCAAGACTTTTCTGCAATTGTTTCTAACTATATCAACGAACGCAAGTCTAATAATGTTTGGTACGAAGGTATACAGGTTCCACTATCTGACTACAAGCAACAAATTCAGCAGTTGAATGGCTCTTTGAATGGTATCGATAGCTCTCATGCTTCTCGAACTTCGCCCATTGATCGCCAGTCACTTGCGGATAAGTTCCTTGCTGATCCAAATGTCATTTCAGCAAAGACTAAAAGCGAGCTTTTTGAGTCTCAACCCCAGCATgagttgaaagaagaaagtaCTGAATATTCCAATGGTGCTCTCCAGCTTAGTAAAGCTCGTTCTTTAAGACAGTTGAAAAAAGGGCCACTCTCGATTAATTCTGCCAATTCTGGAAACCGCGGTCCGCTTGTGGTTGGACTGAGGAAGGCGTCTTTTGCCAACAGTATTGAACAGAAGCGGGACTTTTCCCCCCGTGTAAATGATCTCCGAAGAGCTGTGTCGGGTGTGGTGCTTAACGGGGCACTAGGAACCAATGGAAGACTTCAAGTACCTTCAAATAGAGAGCGTGCCGGTAGCTCTGCCTCGTCGTTAAGTGCTCATAGCGCATCAAGCCACTTTGAAGATTCGGTAAAGGATGTTGCTGACTTTAGAGATCGTGTTGATCTGAGCAGTTTCTTGGGATCTCTCAATATCAGTCAGAACACCCAACGAGGAAGATTGACTACCTAG
- the SCD5 gene encoding Scd5p (Protein required for normal actin organization and endocytosis; targeting subunit for protein phosphatase type 1; undergoes Crm1p-dependent nuclear-cytoplasmic shuttling; multicopy suppressor of clathrin deficiency; GO_component: GO:0030479 - actin cortical patch [Evidence IDA] [PMID 12181333]; GO_component: GO:0016020 - membrane [Evidence IEA,IEA]; GO_component: GO:0005634 - nucleus [Evidence IMP] [PMID 16251346]; GO_function: GO:0008157 - protein phosphatase 1 binding [Evidence IDA] [PMID 12356757]; GO_function: GO:0008157 - protein phosphatase 1 binding [Evidence IPI] [PMID 8754819]; GO_process: GO:0007015 - actin filament organization [Evidence IMP] [PMID 12356757]; GO_process: GO:0030866 - cortical actin cytoskeleton organization [Evidence IMP] [PMID 12181333]; GO_process: GO:0006897 - endocytosis [Evidence IMP] [PMID 16251346]; GO_process: GO:0009306 - protein secretion [Evidence IGI,IMP] [PMID 8688556]; GO_process: GO:0015031 - protein transport [Evidence IEA]; GO_process: GO:0006810 - transport [Evidence IEA]), giving the protein MNPFFETSVEDLNLSVEEQKSYPRWYTDLLVRKGKQSVAIGDTLSFVDNFGLTEADKHKILSIFGDPLVTLEPAQFYIFIRLASHILQGESISSSLIYIQAPVPKPKSILSRKRKKDVQSPSLAGTTGSNSISNGSANVGNNPFRRAPTVVSEESSVHSKPQKLDIDSFTQFILTGSMPSKSTPDSGAKSDYDSDDADRPPPTSRRKKRVTFNNDPPQVAEAAARSMEELLRQKGLQREQPTAVYQGSSGYPGGDLNSGSGMGFGGSNGSYDDSSQGQEEDEPDVEIDNTFKNVNIDSVLYHGVSNVTPEQEHFTFSDVISPSPSPPPPALYQSHTGNGAADNSKLSSIASMAGMMTPNGDPVSRSSLTSSIGSGTSPAIGLGLGAGVGGGPGSGSGTNSPNQQSFPNHSPIPFPAVGNGSEGNSSAPLPPPPPPPPPPRPRSDSRPNVSSSLAYSSITAGNHNNNTNVNSYPQSSNAGHALNHTISNSQVSNFHTGSSSSLVNPPTGPRLTSPLNSMTNSPFPSAPASISSTPTPAYNQIPVPSIQVNQHQYQNQQQQHHDHYQEQTLQPLQPQHTRSRPIPPPIRPMATGGDIPAIAPPPPQSRRVGSNSSIKSVNSINGSLSNGLSLQPQNGPPPQSLSSNTLQAFPSHFATSPPPPPASFSGQFVPHPGSPAPSLPPRQPSPLYQGGLAPPPPPSRRRAPSLPSQAVQYRASNPPGFSTPPLGAGGPNSFMPHRAALGQQQTGYTSSAPDLLADLKALQDEVDRINAQR; this is encoded by the coding sequence ATGAATCCATTTTTCGAGACCTCAGTTGAGGACTTGAATTTATCAGTGGAAGAGCAGAAATCATATCCTCGTTGGTATACTGATTTGCTGGTTCGAAAAGGCAAGCAGTCTGTAGCAATTGGAGACACGTTATCTTTTGTAGACAATTTTGGTTTAACAGAAGCCGACAAGCATAAGATTCTGTCTATTTTTGGTGATCCTCTTGTGACACTGGAACCTGCCCAATTCTATATTTTTATACGATTGGCTAGCCATATTCTACAAGGAGAGAGCATAAGTTCATCACTCATATACATACAAGCACCGGTTCCAAAACCCAAAAGCATTCTGTCACGCAAGCGAAAAAAGGATGTACAGAGTCCAAGCCTTGCAGGTACTACAGGTAGTAACAGTATTTCCAATGGCAGTGCTAATGTTGGCAATAATCCATTTAGAAGGGCACCTACGGTAGTATCAGAAGAGTCATCGGTTCACTCTAAGCCACAAAAACTTGATATTGATTCGTTTACACAATTTATATTGACTGGCTCTATGCCATCAAAGTCAACCCCAGATTCTGGAGCTAAATCAGATTatgattctgatgatgctgatagaCCACCTCCCACGTCGAGACGAAAAAAGAGAGTCACTTTCAATAATGATCCGCCACAAGttgctgaagctgctgctagaagTATGGAAGAGTTGTTGCGTCAAAAGGGCCTTCAACGAGAGCAGCCAACCGCTGTCTACCAAGGAAGTTCAGGATATCCTGGTGGAGACTTGAATTCGGGATCTGGAATGGGTTTCGGAGGTAGCAACGGAAGTTATGACGATTCAAGTCAAGGccaagaagaggatgaacCTGATGTTGAGATAGATAATACGTTCAAGAATGTTAACATCGACAGTGTACTATATCATGGTGTTTCCAATGTAACCCCTGAGCAGGAACATTTCACATTTTCCGATGTTATATCTCCTTCCCCgtcacctcctccacctgCGCTTTATCAGAGCCACACCGGCAatggtgctgctgacaATTCAAAACTTAGCAGCATTGCCAGTATGGCCGGGATGATGACTCCTAATGGTGACCCAGTCTCGCGATCTAGTCTAACTAGTAGCATCGGGTCTGGGACTAGTCCCGCTATTGGTCTGGGACTTGGTGCTGGAGTAGGAGGAGGgcctggatctggatccgGAACCAATTCGCCTAATCAGCAATCATTTCCCAATCACAGTCCTATTCCTTTTCCAGCCGTTGGCAATGGATCGGAGGGAAATTCCTCGGCGCCTCTTCCACCACCTCcgccaccacctcctccaccacgGCCGCGAAGTGACTCACGTCCCAATGTATCATCATCTCTTGCATATTCATCAATAACAGCTGGGAATCACAATAACAATACCAATGTAAATAGTTATCCACAATCATCGAATGCTGGCCATGCTTTAAATCATACAATCTCAAACTCACAGGTGTCGAATTTCCATACTGGTAGCTCTTCATCGCTTGTCAACCCTCCCACAGGACCAAGATTGACATCTCCGTTGAATTCTATGACCAACTCACCGTTTCCATCGGCACCTGCCTCTATATCATCTACCCCTACGCCTGCATACAACCAGATACCCGTCCCAAGTATCCAAGTAAACCAgcatcaatatcagaatcaacaacaacagcatcatgACCATTATCAAGAGCAAACTTTACAACCACTCCAACCGCAACACACACGTTCTAGGCCGATACCTCCACCTATTCGTCCAATGGCGACTGGTGGAGACATTCCGGCTATAGCACCACCTCCGCCTCAATCTAGAAGAGTCGGTAGTAACAGTAGTATCAAGAGCGTGAATAGCATCAACGGCAGCCTTAGCAATGGGTTGAGTTTGCAACCACAAAACGGCCCACCCCCACAATCTCTATCATCCAATACTCTACAGGCATTCCCATCTCATTTTGCCACTTCACCACCTCCCCCACCTGCATCGTTTTCTGGCCAGTTTGTGCCACATCCTGGTTCACCCGCGCCTTCACTGCCTCCAAGGCAACCCTCGCCCCTGTATCAAGGTGGATtagcacctccacctccgCCTTCCCGTCGCAGAGCTCCTTCACTCCCTTCTCAGGCAGTACAGTATAGAGCTTCTAACCCCCCTGGGTTCAGTACTCCTCCTCTGGGAGCTGGTGGCCCCAATAGTTTTATGCCTCACCGTGCTGCTCTGGGCCAGCAACAAACAGGATATACATCTTCTGCACCAGACCTCTTGGCTGATTTAAAGGCTCTCCAGGATGAAGTAGATCGCATTAATGCTCAGCGCTAG
- the MIF2 gene encoding Muscle M-line assembly protein unc-89, which translates to MDGLFKLLWPMSHHAGPSIDIPTYQQGCGEDQIDLQIKSLLYMFRRCGIAKSEQFRQGDELNGVTIRRHKLSDKRSVADLRVLGETPDNALNKYSPDGLQGMSAMDKQKLDVMYSKSQFERVLSNDEHRVLIDWTKNKFRSLCILSGRPKEIEIPSFECPNYHFIILPADASEEEYIRKLSTSDLYIEHSFSLAQRQKIIKEILFSVRAKKGRTTASPDNASQGNNTRFSKDERAFIIHKYLSVLATEIQVERLYRATLRAKQQQQHQQYQEQLQQQMNQSDLSEGSTSPPTASVFGSPGRMPRAGFVPSSADRSRSRSPERLSNGSSGNTGNRSPSRSPERLSNGTASANRIYIHGQNPASHSAVHSPKPAPKLSSYPSLPSLSSTNTRPYTGQSLSRSPSPGKFSLASSPPRATGGPVSMNAPTSPSAQRLRSKASNLNLRKTAPDLAPSAVAKIGDNIPPAIQRETMEQARFAVRSRIEKEKSLLST; encoded by the coding sequence ATGGACGGGCTGTTCAAACTTCTATGGCCTATGAGCCATCATGCTGGCCCATCTATTGATATTCCCACGTATCAGCAAGGGTGTGGTGAGGACCAAATAGACCTTCAAATCAAGTCGCTATTGTATATGTTTCGAAGATGTGGAATAGCCAAATCCGAACAGTTCAGGCAAGGAGACGAGTTGAATGGTGTCACAATTCGACGCCATAAATTGTCTGACAAGAGATCAGTGGCAGATTTGAGGGTTTTAGGTGAAACACCTGATAACGCTCTCAACAAATACAGCCCAGACGGGTTGCAAGGCATGTCAGCCATGGATAAACAAAAGCTGGACGTCATGTATAGTAAATCACAGTTTGAGAGAGTATTATCGAATGACGAACATCGCGTCCTTATTGACTGGACCAAAAACAAGTTCAGATCTTTATGCATTTTAAGTGGACGACCCAAAGAGATCGAGATTCCATCATTTGAGTGTCCCAACTATCATTTCATTATTTTACCAGCCGATGCTAGCGAAGAAGAATATATTCGAAAGCTATCAACTTCAGACTTATATATTGAGCATTCGTTTTCTCTTGCACAACGCCAGAAAATCATCAAGGAGATCCTATTCTCTGTCAGAGCCAAGAAAGGGCGTACCACGGCAAGCCCGGACAACGCCAGTCAAGGCAATAACACGAGGTTTAGCAAAGATGAAAGAGCATTTATTATCCACAAATACTTGAGTGTACTTGCAACTGAAATACAAGTAGAGAGGCTTTATCGAGCCACACTTCGAGCtaagcagcagcaacagcaccaacagTATCAAGAGCAgttacaacaacaaatgaATCAGAGTGATCTTAGTGAAGGAAGTACTTCTCCTCCAACGGCAAGTGTTTTTGGTTCTCCAGGACGTATGCCTCGTGCTGGGTTTGTACCATCGTCTGCAGACCGCAGTCGAAGTCGAAGTCCCGAACGCCTTAGTAATGGAAGCTCTGGAAATACTGGTAATCGTTCGCCAAGTCGGAGTCCTGAGCGCTTGAGCAATGGGACTGCTTCAGCTAATCGAATATACATCCATGGTCAGAATCCTGCTTCCCATTCTGCTGTGCACTCACCCAAACCAGCTCCTAAATTAAGTTCATATCCCTCATTACCATCTCTTAGCTCGACCAATACAAGGCCGTATACAGGACAATCATTATCCCGTTCTCCTAGTCCTGGTAAATTCTCACTTGCAAGCTCACCACCAAGAGCCACTGGTGGTCCTGTATCTATGAACGCACCCACATCACCTAGTGCACAGCGACTCCGGTCGAAAGCTTCCAACTTGAATCTCAGAAAGACTGCTCCGGACCTTGCTCCATCCGCAGTGGCAAAAATTGGAGACAATATCCCACCGGCCATTCAGCGTGAAACAATGGAGCAAGCTCGATTTGCCGTAAGAAGTCGTattgagaaggagaagtCTCTCCTTTCCACATAA
- the ERG10 gene encoding acetyl-CoA C-acetyltransferase (Acetyl-CoA C-acetyltransferase (acetoacetyl-CoA thiolase); cytosolic enzyme that transfers an acetyl group from one acetyl-CoA molecule to another, forming acetoacetyl-CoA; involved in the first step in mevalonate biosynthesis; GO_component: GO:0005737 - cytoplasm [Evidence IEA,IEA]; GO_component: GO:0005737 - cytoplasm [Evidence IDA] [PMID 5571830]; GO_component: GO:0005634 - nucleus [Evidence IDA] [PMID 14562095]; GO_function: GO:0003985 - acetyl-CoA C-acetyltransferase activity [Evidence IEA]; GO_function: GO:0003985 - acetyl-CoA C-acetyltransferase activity [Evidence IDA] [PMID 7989303]; GO_function: GO:0003824 - catalytic activity [Evidence IEA]; GO_function: GO:0046872 - metal ion binding [Evidence IEA]; GO_function: GO:0016740 - transferase activity [Evidence IEA]; GO_function: GO:0016746 - transferase activity, transferring acyl groups [Evidence IEA]; GO_function: GO:0016747 - transferase activity, transferring acyl groups other than amino-acyl groups [Evidence IEA]; GO_process: GO:0006696 - ergosterol biosynthetic process [Evidence IMP] [PMID 200835]; GO_process: GO:0008152 - metabolic process [Evidence IEA]), with the protein MQRFATRSFSTSRASRSLKSAYILGGARTPIGNFGGSLKAVSAVDLGIVAANGAIEKAGIKKSDVQEVYFGHVIQGNVGQAPARQVVIKGGFPETTEATTINKVCASGLKSVSLAVQAIQTGDRDVLLAGGMESMSNTPYYSVRNASFGNQQLTDSILGDGLTDVYNKIHMGLCCENTNKREGITREDQDNFAIESYKRAIEAQKNGGFDNEIVPVTIKTKKGDVVVSEDEAPKVIKFESVPKLRPAFAKDGTITAANASSLNDGAAALVVSSGSKAKELGANVVAKVIAYADAATAPIDFTIAPSKAVPILLKRAGLTVDDIAKWELNEAFAGVSIANNRILGLDPAKVNVKGGAVAIGHPIGASGARILVTLINNLKEGEYGVAGICNGGGAATTLLIQKVSKVEDEVSSKL; encoded by the coding sequence ATGCAACGGTTCGCTACTAGATCATTCTCGACCTCTCGAGCCAGTCGATCCCTCAAATCCGCTTATATTTTGGGTGGTGCCAGAACCCCAATTGGCAACTTCGGTGGTTCCTTGAAAGCGGTTTCAGCTGTTGACCTGGGTATTGTCGCTGCCAATGGTGCTATTGAAAAAGCAGGTATCAAGAAGTCGGATGTGCAGGAAGTGTACTTTGGGCATGTCATTCAAGGAAACGTGGGCCAAGCACCAGCACGTCAAGTCGTGATCAAAGGTGGTTTCCCTGAGACCACTGAAGCCACTACTATTAATAAGGTATGTGCTTCTGGACTGAAGAGTGTGTCATTGGCTGTTCAAGCCATTCAAACCGGCGATCGTGATGTTCTActtgctggtggtatggAATCTATGTCAAATACTCCCTACTATAGTGTGCGTAATGCTTCTTTCGGTAATCAACAATTGACTGATTCCATTCTTGGCGATGGTCTCACTGATGTATACAACAAAATTCATATGGGATTGTGTTGTGAGAACACTAATAAGAGAGAAGGTATCACTCGTGAAGATCAAGATAATTTTGCCATTGAGTCTTACAAGAGGGCCATTGAAGCACAAAAGAATGGCGGTTTTGACAATGAAATTGTTCCAGTCACTATTAAAACTAAAAAGGGTGATGTTGTAGTATCAGAAGATGAGGCCCCAAAGGTCATTAAATTCGAGTCTGTTCCTAAACTTCGCCCTGCATTTGCCAAGGATGGTACTatcactgctgctaatgcttCTTCTCTCAACgatggtgctgctgctcttgtaGTATCATCCGGATCGAAAGCTAAAGAACTTGGTGCCAATGTTGTGGCCAAGGTTATTGCATacgctgatgctgctaccGCTCCCATTGACTTCACAATTGCCCCCTCAAAGGCTGTGCCTATTCTTCTGAAAAGAGCAGGATTGACCGTTGACGATATCGCCAAATGGGAGCTTAACGAAGCCTTTGCTGGTGTGTCTATTGCTAACAACCGAATTCTTGGACTTGATCCTGCCAAGGTCAATGTGAAGGGTGGAGCTGTGGCTATTGGTCATCCAATTGGCGCTTCTGGAGCTCGTATCCTTGTTACTTTGATCAACAACTTGAAAGAAGGTGAATATGGAGTTGCTGGCATCTGCAatggtggaggtgctgcCACTACACTTCTTATTCAAAAGGTATCTAAggttgaagatgaagttAGCTCAAAgttgtaa